In a genomic window of Nitrospirota bacterium:
- a CDS encoding site-2 protease family protein — translation MFGRRITLFTLLGFAVHVDMSWLILGVLITWSLASGVFPSMHQGLAPAAYWIMGIGGTAGFVVSIIIHELCHSLVARRFGLPMKGITLFVFGGVAEMDDEPPSPRAEFWMAIAGPLSSVALGFLFNLVSDMTEQFSVPAAAVLGYLAVINWVLAGFNLIPAFPLDGGRVLRSALWRRMKSLRKATRIASQIGSGFGVFLIILGVVGVIRGNVMGGLWQSMIGMFLRSAAEMSYKQVLIRRALGGATVAQVMTRDPVVVAPSTTIRALVEDYVYQRHFKLYPIMDDGRFVGCITVERIKEIPRGEWDRRTVGEFAVECTGRNTIEPDADMLKALSRMTGSNTGRLMVVDKGRLLGIISRKDIMDYISVRMDLDGNNEA, via the coding sequence TCTTTCCGTCCATGCATCAGGGGCTCGCGCCGGCAGCCTACTGGATCATGGGCATAGGCGGAACGGCCGGATTCGTTGTCTCCATTATCATCCATGAACTCTGCCACTCCCTCGTGGCCCGCAGGTTCGGCCTGCCCATGAAAGGGATCACCCTCTTTGTCTTCGGCGGCGTGGCGGAAATGGACGACGAGCCGCCAAGCCCCCGGGCCGAGTTCTGGATGGCCATCGCCGGTCCCCTTTCGAGCGTCGCGCTCGGTTTCCTCTTTAACCTCGTATCGGACATGACGGAGCAGTTCTCCGTGCCGGCTGCGGCGGTGCTCGGGTATCTCGCCGTGATCAACTGGGTCCTTGCGGGCTTCAACCTGATCCCGGCCTTCCCGCTGGACGGAGGGCGGGTGCTGCGTTCGGCGCTGTGGCGAAGGATGAAGAGCCTGCGCAAGGCCACGCGCATTGCATCGCAGATCGGTTCGGGCTTCGGCGTCTTCCTTATCATTCTCGGCGTGGTGGGCGTGATTCGCGGGAATGTCATGGGAGGCCTGTGGCAGTCAATGATAGGGATGTTCCTCCGCTCCGCGGCAGAAATGTCGTATAAACAGGTCCTGATCAGGCGTGCCCTTGGCGGTGCAACCGTTGCTCAGGTCATGACCCGTGACCCCGTCGTTGTCGCGCCCTCCACCACCATCCGTGCGCTGGTCGAAGACTACGTGTACCAGAGGCACTTCAAGCTTTACCCGATCATGGACGACGGACGGTTCGTCGGCTGCATTACGGTCGAACGCATCAAGGAGATTCCGCGCGGGGAGTGGGACCGCCGCACCGTGGGCGAATTCGCCGTCGAATGCACCGGCCGGAACACCATCGAGCCGGATGCCGATATGCTGAAGGCCCTGTCGCGGATGACAGGCTCAAATACAGGCAGGCTGATGGTCGTCGACAAAGGGCGCCTGCTGGGCATCATCAGCCGGAAGGACATCATGGACTATATCTCGGTCAGGATGGACTTGGACGGCAATAACGAAGCATGA